The genomic stretch CAAGCGCGTATCCTTCGGCGTTATAGGCAGCAGAGTTCGTCCGTAACCCGGCCGGTTTGACAAATCCGCCTTCTCATCGTCATCCGGATGTGGCCCGAGCCTAGGCTACTGCTTACGGTAAGCCACTCCAACGTGGAGCCATGCACGCCACGCACTTCTCCTATGTACACTACGTATCTTATCTATAGGCAGATACTGCAGGACAGACGAGTATCCTTTGCGCTTGCAGTAACCATGTCAGCTCCTATATATGTTGTACTCGCGCTCCTACTGCCTGTCGTCTGGCTTCTGCATCAGCAACTGAGCCATTGGCGGTTCAAGCGATTCGCGCATATACCCACCATATTAAAGCCCAATTTCCTTTTTGGGCATCTTGGGCACATCACGGCAGAGATTAGGAAGCTTGGAAGTACCGTGCACCCGGGTAGGATCGACATGCTGGCAACCGAACGCCACTGACAGTGACACAGATTACGCGTTAGAGAACATATGGAAAGCCCATGGTCACCCCGAATTCATCTTCTTTGACACAAGGCCTCTCCAGTTTCCACTGCTGGTGGTCACCTCGCATGAAATTGCGGAGCAAGTCTCCCGAGCAAGTAAAACGCAGCCGTACAGCGTCGACAAATCTCCTACCGTCCAGGATGGGGTTGGCGGCTTGATCGGGAAATACTCTTTGCTCAGCGAAAACGGCGAGGTTTGGAGGGGGCTCCGCAAAACGTTCAACGCTGGATTTGCGCCCCAGCATTTGCACTCGCTACTTCCTGTCATCGTCGACAAGACGTGCAAATTCATGGACAAGCTTGACGACCTGGCCAAGTCTGGCCTTGCAATCGAGATGGAGCCTTGCTGCACCAACGTGACTTTCGATATAATGAGCCAAGTAATTACCAACATCGACTGCAAAGCACAAGCGGCAAATGACGAAGCCCATGCCATCGTCCGCCATTTCCGCACGCTCAAGGCTCTATACAATCAAGAGAGTGGTCTCACGGCCAAGTGGCTGAACCTGCCAAAGACCCTCGAGAAGTACATTTGTACTAAACGACTAGATGATGCCATCAAAAAGTGTGTTCTGGACAAGTATGCAGAGGTCAAAGCCAACGATAGCTTGGAACACAAGGCAACAAAGGATTTATCTGTTCTTGCGCTAGCACTTCGCGATGTTGAAGAAATGACGCCACACATTTTGCAGTCCACAGCAGACCAGGTCAAGACCTTCTTGTTTGCTGGACACGATACGACTTCCATTCTACTACAGAGGTTGTTCTATGCCCTCTCGATACATCCACATTGTCTTGCAAAGATACGTGCAGAGCATGACGCCATCTTCGGTGACGCCGATCCACGCCAAGTGTTCCTTGCTCAGGCTGATGAGACCATGCAAGCACTCAAGTACACGTCTGCATGTATCAAGGAGGGACTGCGCCTTTGGCCTCCAGCAGGATCAGCCCGTATGTCACATAATGGCTTCAAGATTCGCACATCAGAAGGAGACGATGTGTGCGTAGATGGAACCATCATCTACAACTGCCATTGGGTTATTCATCGGGACCCAAACGTGTATGGGGAAACAGCAGAAGACTTTATTCCAGAGCGATGGTTTGGTAACGTCGATACAGGCAGCGCCATGGCAAACGATGACGGCGTGTCAGTTGGAGACAGCAAGTTACCAAGCGGCGCATGGAGACCATTTGAACGAGGCCCACGCAACTGCATCGGCCAGGAGCTTGCCAACATCGAAGCGAGGATAATTCTTGCATGCGTCATACGACGTTATGACTTTATTAAAGTTCGGCTGGGCGAGGTTGAGACGGATAGTGAGGGGAAACCTATTGTAGATAAAAAGGGAAAGTACAAGACGAAATCGGAGTTGCTCAACGTAAGTGAATTACCTGGACTTTAATGAACAACTAACTTAAATGACTTTGGATAGATAATATCTGTTACTGCTAAGCCCATGGACCACACTGTAATGCGTGTCAAGATGCGTTGACATGGTTTGATGGCTAATAGGGATCAACGAGCACATTATCAGGGGCACCAGCAGCGCAGGAATCGCCACATGCTCAGATCTGCGGGGCGGTTTGTGTGTCACGGTGTTCTCCGCGTTAGCATAAACGTGTTGGAGAAACAAAGACTACAAGTTGTCAGTACAATCCTTGTAAAACGTAGTTCGCACAGTCACGATTCCCCGGCCGTGAAATTTGCCAGTCAGCGTCTTGTGAATGATTTGGATGTGTGGGTTGCTCGAGTCAGTGGCAGGGTTGGGCCGACGAGGAGTATGTGGGCCAAAGATTCGCTTCTTCCAATCGCGCCTGAGAGCATGTTTGACAGCCGGCTTGAACATGAAGCAGCGTATCTTCAAGCCAGAGGGGATGGTATCTCGCAAGGCCTTGCCCGAGCTTTTCAGTTTCCGTAGTTGAGCTAGAATTTCTGCCCAAGGCTCTATATTCTACCTCGTCGTCAAGTCTTCCTATACTTGACTGGGATGTTCTTCTCCACCACCCCCCTAAGCTCCAACCTTTCCCACTCCTCCTGCCTGGCCTCCTTCTCTTCATGCATTTTGAAATGCGCGATATCCTCTGGGTGATTCAAATCCTCCTCCTTGACGTCGTCCCCGCTATGGTACTTCTCCCAATGATGAATTTCATACTCGTACTCATCGTCTCCGTGGTGTCCTGGGCCCAAGCCGAAGTCTGGTAACTTGACGCCCTCGGAATCTCTACGAAGAAACTCGGCGCGGGTGATGGCGCCGTCTTTGTCAATATCGAACATGTCCAGAATGGTATGGACAACGGACTCTTTCCTAGACTCGGGAATAGAGGCACTAGAGACGTCTTCGAGACCGTATGTTCGGCGGATGTCTGCAGCTGTCCACAGCCCGGTACCCTCGTAGTCGTGGAGGTTGAAAAACGTGGTGGCGTCGAAGCCTGAGATGTGGTGTTCCTCTACCGGGCTGTTAGCGCGAATTTCAACCATCTACTTTATGGAATAGAAACGCGGGGGGAAGTTCATACCAGCCATGTGTCGCGTCGCCCAATCTGCATCGGGTGCGACTTCAACTTGCGCGTGCTCGTGACTACCGTGTGCAGCGGCATTGAGTGCGCATGATAATAGCAAGAGTGCGCTGAACGGCAACCGTAATATGGGAGACatgtctggcgactacagtggcttttttacactagtatgtccagtattttataaCACCTGGGTGGTAAGGTATTGAGAGGAAAAGTGTAATGATTGCGCTGGATGGTGGTGTTGAGGGCCAGGGGATCGGACCAACAACTGTCTAGCCGCCGACACTATGTCATAACTCAGGGTCTGAAACACTTCGGCGCGCACTTTCAGCCTTGtgcatcatcatcatcatcatctcgCAATGAATGTGTTTCTGCTTCTCAGCTTGCTGTTCTTCATCCCATTATTTTTCTTCTTCGCATTCCTCGCTGCATCGTCATGCATGGGCGATGGCTTTCGTGCCAGAGTGGCCGGTGTCACCTTCAATCCTCGAAACGCATCTTTCGGCCGCAACTACACACGAGGCTTTGGTTCGGGAGCTGGTAGCGCGGGGTGGGAGCAGATTGAGATGGAAGACATGCTAGGGGAAGATAGCGATTCGGATTGAAAAGTTTGGCTGGTGCAGAAAGAAGCATGGGCTGCGTTGGCCATGTTGTATCTTCCACACATCACAGCGCGACCCAAGTGTTCTAGAAATCTAGATCCTGCTTCTTTGGCATTGCACTAGCACCGGCTGCCTCTCTCACTGCCTCCTCCTGTGCCTCGGTATCGCCCTCCATTGGTGGTAAGCTGAACTTTGCAATGACGAATTTGCGCCGGCTCAGCGTAAATGCCATGTCCTCGCCTAGATCCTCCGCACCGCCACCGCCACCCTTCTCGTTGAATACCGGTAGCTTGTGCACTGCAAGCATACCCTGTGGTCTTTCCTCGTCCTTCGTCGTACCTGCCGATTGGGCGAGCGCCTGTATACGCGAATATGGGAACGGAGACAGCTCGAATACACCATCAGACAGAATCTCCATCCATCGCACAAGACCGGTGGAGCGTGGATATAGTGTCAGAGGGAGCGTCATCATCGCAGTCAATCTCGTCGAATACTGTCGGAGTAGCGCGCGCAGAGCGTGAAGGAATTGGAGCACAGCTGTTGGATGCGTCGATCGAGGAGGATACAGCGCTGGCGAGAGGAGAGACGGTATCACGACGCGGTGAATGATATGTGATGGTGTCGACTCTAGTTGCTGTCGGACGCTCTGCAATATCGGGGGAAAGGGTGACATGGAGGCTCCTGTGGGTATAGCGATATAGTTGATCGCGGTTCCTACCGGGAGCGTAAGGCGCTTTGCAAGATCGAATTTGTGGCAAAACACCGTCTTTTCTTCTTTCGTTCCATCCCCCTGGCTTGCTGTTCTTTGCACGTTTGGAGAGCCTATCCCATGCACTGTCAGAGTCGCCCAAGATGGTATTTTGCATTGCCAGACTAAGTGTACAAGTCAAGACGCACCTCTAGCACTCTCGAACTGCCCCAACCCTTCATATCTCCAGGCAATCTTCATCTTCTCCGCCCTCTCCTTCCCTTCTTTCCTCTTATCGTACTTTTCCTCTGATATGCCTGGCAATTCTCTTCCCCAAACCTCGCCCATGCCTACTACATGCACTCTGTGGCCCTGAACTACTCCTTCCGCGGCATAGAACCGCAGTAATGCGCCTGCATAGTCGGTCGTACCGCTCTCAGCTATCAATATCGAATGTCCGAGAGCCAAGCCAGCGTGTCCAGCTAGCACACCGTCTAGCGAGGGTGTGCCAGTTGAGGTAGTAGGTCGGCCATCAATGGGTGAAGGGCGGATGCCTGTGGGTGTCAGCGCTGGAGGCGCCATTGAAGGAGATGACGGTTCATTAGACACGTCATCTACTGCCGAGGCGCGTGACAAGGCTACGTTGCGCTTGCGAAATGCCATTTTGGGCTTTGGAGGGGCGTGAGTCGTGACTTTTGGGAAAATGCTGGAGGGACTATCGATAAGACTAGCGTTAGACGTCATCCCTGTCCGAAGCATTACCAGAGGAGGATAGGACCGGGACGGGACGCACTAGCGTTCAAAGGACCTAGCTCATCCATACCAGCCATGTTTTCAATCTCCTCCACATCAACCTTATTTTTTGTGAAACTTCACGACCAAGACTTCACATGGCGGGAGAGGAGGATGCAGATTCAGCGCTGATACCAAGCCTCTATAAACCCCCTGCCTTGTTACCTATAGCACAACTCAAGGATCAACTGCTCTACACCATCGAAACCTACCCGGTGACAGTCGTCGTAGGCGAAACGGGAAGCGGTAAAATCCCTACTTGGATGTGATCGGGCTCTACTAATCATGGATTATCAGGTAAAACAACCCAGATACCAAAATTTCTGCTCGAAGCCGGCTGGTGCAACACAGGCCAGCAAATAGCAATTACCCAACCGCGGCGCATAGCATGTACCAGCGTAGCAGCAAGAGTAGCAGAAGAGCTAGATACTCCGCTAGGTCAAAATGTGGGCTATAGTATTAGATTCGAGGACGTTACATCTGCAGCAACGCAGGTCAAGTTTGTGACTGATGGCCTACTACTACGCGAAATGCTCGTTGATCCCCTGCTATCTCGGTACTCTGTCATCATGATCGACGAAGCACATGAGCGAAGTCTATCATCCGACATTCTGCTTAGCTTATTGAAGAAGGTGTTGCGGAGGAGAGAGCATCTACGGGTCGTCGTAAGCAGCGCTACCTTGGAAGCAGAGCGCTTTCTCGACTTCTTCAATCCCGACGAAGGCGAAAAGATTCACGGCAAGAGCAAGGAGGAATTTGGCTACATCTTCGGTATTGAAGGTCGCACATACCCCGTTGATATCCAATATCTCGAGAAACCCACGAGCAATTATGTTGAAGCAGCCATCGACTCAGTCCTTAAGATACATGAGCACGAAGCCGCAGGCGACATACTCGTCTTCTTAACTGGCCGCGAGGAAATTGACGACGCCATCGATCAACTCAGCGAACACATCGCCGACATGACACCCTCCCAACAACGCCTCATGCCCCTTCCCCTCTACGCCGGCCTCCCAACCGAAGACCAAAATCTCATCTTTGCAAAACCACCTCCCAACACTCGTCGCGTGATTCTCAGCACCAACATAGCCGAAGCATCTTTAACCATCGATGGGATAGTCTACGTCATCGATACCGGCTATGTCAAACTGCGCGCCTACAACGCCGCCCTTGGTATTGAGAATCTTGCTGTAGTCCCCATCTCCAAAGCGAGCGCCATCCAACGCGCCGGTCGTGCAGGACGAACACGCCCAGGAAAGTGCTTCCGGTTGTACACCGAGGCCGTGTTCAATAGCTTAGAGGAATCTACGTTCCCTGAACTCGCACGCTCAAACCTTGCACCTGTTATCCTACAGCTTCTGAACTTGGGCATCACAAATGTAATCCGTTTCGATTACCTTTCTGCTCCTCCCTCGGCCCTCGTAACCAGAGCACTAGATACCTTGTATTCACTCGGTGCACTAGATGAACATGCTCGTCTCACAAAGCCCCTCGGTACACGCATGGCTTCACTCCCGCTCGACCCCATGCTCGCACGCTGCCTGCTCAAATCGGCTGAAACAGAGTTCTCTTGCCTCTCCGAAATGCTCACTATAGCTGCCATGATGACTCTGCAAGGCAATGCCTTCGTGTCACACGACGGTGGCAAGAAAGCTCTAGACGCTGCACGCCGCAAATTCGCAGTCGCGGAAGGGGACCACCTGACGCTGTATAACGTATATGAATCGTTTGTGAAGGCAGGGATTGGGAATACAAATTGGTGCCATACGCATAACCTCAACCACAAGAGTATGGTGaaagctgtgagtgtgagaAAGCAACTCGTCGCGCATATCAATCGCTTCGGGATCCAAGAGTCCTCCTTAGCCTCGTCGGATGTGCTTAGGGTGGGTGGTATGCCGCTTGCCGAGCGGGTCCAAAAGTGCCTGGCCAGCGGCTTCTTTGCACACGCAGCGCGAATGAAAGCAGACGGCAGTTTTAGTACCGTTGACGGAGAGACTACGTTGTGGGCACATCCCAGTAGTGTGTTCTTTGCCAGAAAGGTCGACTGGGTAATTTATACGGAGATTACGGAAACGAGGGATAAGATATATATTCGGGATCTGACCAAGGTAGAGATGGATTGGCTGATGGAATGTGCACCGGAATATTATGAGATTCGGCAAGGGCGGTAACGACGTGGGAAGAAGAGCATAGTTTGCGGGTATCTAAGAAGAGTAAAGAGCAAGCAAAGTACGTGACATAAAGACATTACGAGGAAGCATTGGTTCATGACTTGCAAGCTTCCACGAATAGCTCGCGCATACCCTTTAGGAAGCCGGCCAGATCTCGTGTCTCGTTTAGCCTCTCAACGACGCTTTCTACTTCGTCACGCTCCACTTTGGGTCGCATCTCGAAGACTTTGTAGTCACGCTCACTCGTGTCCAACTCAAACCAGGCCTCGCGATCCCATTCGCGCTCATCGACGTTTGTGTAGACAAACTTGAGTCTATCGTCTTTTCCGAGCCCTTCAATCCTCAGCCCCAGGTAGCTCTCCCAAAAGTCGAGCTCGGGCTCGTTGTACCTGCTCTGGCCGTCGAGGTATCGGCGGTGCTTGAGCTGTGCCTCGCGGCGTGCTGAGATAGTCTTTTGCACTTCGGCAATCTGGGCGCGCAAGTTGTCGCGGTGCGCCAGGCGTTCGTCGCGCTGGAGGCTCAGGGCGGAGATGGCTTCCTGCATCTCCGACGTTTCTTGGGCTTCTTTGGAGAGAGTCTGGCTGTGTTGGGCGGTCTTGAGTTGGAGAATCTCAATGTCGCGCTTTTTCATGCGTTGGTCCTCTTACCTCTTGTTAGTTGTCCGATGTTTTCTTGTGGTGTGTAGGTGAACATACCGTGTAGCTCTGCGACGTTGATGCGGAACTGGTTTCGCTCTTCAAGTACCCGTCTGCGCCCATTTTCAATGAAGGCGTCGAAGCGGGTTGTGAACTGGTTCATACGACTGCGTAAGTCATCGAACCCGAAGTTGATGCTGGGGAGTTGGTCGGCCATTGATGGCGCATCGTGCGCAGACGCGCGCATCGTGGTGCTAAGGGAGGGTTCAAAAGTCGTCATGGTCAAGATGGGTGTCGCAGAAAAATCCGGGGGAGGGGGTCTTTTTTTCTCTCTTCGTCAAGTGCGGTACATGTATATGTGATCGAGTGTGCTGTGCTATGCGGTAAGACGTTGCCCACCTGGCTTGTTTTGGTTGCTGTGTAAACAACACACGCATGCTAGCGGCCATGGGGAATCTTGCGCCCCACATGCACGCACGTGCCGACGTGACTTTTGGCGCTAGTGAACTTTTTGTGCCAATGCGACTTCCATCTTTCTGCTTCACTGTCGCCTTTCCCTTTCACTTTCACGCTTCACCACTTCTGTCTGGAACTATAGCGACTACTAACGCTCAACTATCGCGCACGAACTATGAGTCCATCTCCCAGCGCTGCTACGGATCGAAAACCATACGAGCCAGATGGCTGATAAACCTCTCGAAGATGGGAACTCGGGCCGTCCTGGTATAGCGAGCTACGATGTGGACAATAGGGAATGGGTTTTTCCCAGATACTTTGCGGCCCTGCAGTTGAAGCAAATTCG from Pyrenophora tritici-repentis strain M4 chromosome 1, whole genome shotgun sequence encodes the following:
- a CDS encoding pre-splicing factor ATP-dependent RNA helicase prp16; translation: MAGEEDADSALIPSLYKPPALLPIAQLKDQLLYTIETYPVTVVVGETGSGKTTQIPKFLLEAGWCNTGQQIAITQPRRIACTSVAARVAEELDTPLGQNVGYSIRFEDVTSAATQVKFVTDGLLLREMLVDPLLSRYSVIMIDEAHERSLSSDILLSLLKKVLRRREHLRVVVSSATLEAERFLDFFNPDEGEKIHGKSKEEFGYIFGIEGRTYPVDIQYLEKPTSNYVEAAIDSVLKIHEHEAAGDILVFLTGREEIDDAIDQLSEHIADMTPSQQRLMPLPLYAGLPTEDQNLIFAKPPPNTRRVILSTNIAEASLTIDGIVYVIDTGYVKLRAYNAALGIENLAVVPISKASAIQRAGRAGRTRPGKCFRLYTEAVFNSLEESTFPELARSNLAPVILQLLNLGITNVIRFDYLSAPPSALVTRALDTLYSLGALDEHARLTKPLGTRMASLPLDPMLARCLLKSAETEFSCLSEMLTIAAMMTLQGNAFVSHDGGKKALDAARRKFAVAEGDHLTLYNVYESFVKAGIGNTNWCHTHNLNHKSMVKAVSVRKQLVAHINRFGIQESSLASSDVLRVGGMPLAERVQKCLASGFFAHAARMKADGSFSTVDGETTLWAHPSSVFFARKVDWVIYTEITETRDKIYIRDLTKVEMDWLMECAPEYYEIRQGR
- a CDS encoding paxneb superfamily protein; the encoded protein is MAFRKRNVALSRASAVDDVSNEPSSPSMAPPALTPTGIRPSPIDGRPTTSTGTPSLDGVLAGHAGLALGHSILIAESGTTDYAGALLRFYAAEGVVQGHRVHVVGMGEVWGRELPGISEEKYDKRKEGKERAEKMKIAWRYEGLGQFESARGSPNVQRTASQGDGTKEEKTVFCHKFDLAKRLTLPVGTAINYIAIPTGASMSPFPPILQSVRQQLESTPSHIIHRVVIPSLLSPALYPPRSTHPTAVLQFLHALRALLRQYSTRLTAMMTLPLTLYPRSTGLVRWMEILSDGVFELSPFPYSRIQALAQSAGTTKDEERPQGMLAVHKLPVFNEKGGGGGAEDLGEDMAFTLSRRKFVIAKFSLPPMEGDTEAQEEAVREAAGASAMPKKQDLDF
- a CDS encoding kinetochore protein spc25, with product MTTFEPSLSTTMRASAHDAPSMADQLPSINFGFDDLRSRMNQFTTRFDAFIENGRRRVLEERNQFRINVAELHEDQRMKKRDIEILQLKTAQHSQTLSKEAQETSEMQEAISALSLQRDERLAHRDNLRAQIAEVQKTISARREAQLKHRRYLDGQSRYNEPELDFWESYLGLRIEGLGKDDRLKFVYTNVDEREWDREAWFELDTSERDYKVFEMRPKVERDEVESVVERLNETRDLAGFLKGMRELFVEACKS
- a CDS encoding CypX, Cytochrome P450, giving the protein MSAPIYVVLALLLPVVWLLHQQLSHWRFKRFAHIPTILKPNFLFGHLGHITAEIRKLGSTVHPDYALENIWKAHGHPEFIFFDTRPLQFPLLVVTSHEIAEQVSRASKTQPYSVDKSPTVQDGVGGLIGKYSLLSENGEVWRGLRKTFNAGFAPQHLHSLLPVIVDKTCKFMDKLDDLAKSGLAIEMEPCCTNVTFDIMSQVITNIDCKAQAANDEAHAIVRHFRTLKALYNQESGLTAKWLNLPKTLEKYICTKRLDDAIKKCVLDKYAEVKANDSLEHKATKDLSVLALALRDVEEMTPHILQSTADQVKTFLFAGHDTTSILLQRLFYALSIHPHCLAKIRAEHDAIFGDADPRQVFLAQADETMQALKYTSACIKEGLRLWPPAGSARMSHNGFKIRTSEGDDVCVDGTIIYNCHWVIHRDPNVYGETAEDFIPERWFGNVDTGSAMANDDGVSVGDSKLPSGAWRPFERGPRNCIGQELANIEARIILACVIRRYDFIKVRLGEVETDSEGKPIVDKKGKYKTKSELLNIISVTAKPMDHTVMRVKMR